The following coding sequences are from one Humulus lupulus chromosome X, drHumLupu1.1, whole genome shotgun sequence window:
- the LOC133807186 gene encoding squamosa promoter-binding-like protein 14 isoform X1, with the protein MEEAGAQVAPPIFIHRTLSVMGKKRDLPYQTPNFQQRFSNPNPVGNWNPKVWDWDTVRFLAKPLDSGAATVNADHTKAEEPPVTPLTLTNKTPEVTDATLRLNLGGGFTSGDDPGSRPNKRVRSGSPGSTTYPMCQVDNCKEDLSAAKDYHRRHKVCELHSKSTKALVASQMQRFCQQCSRFHPLSEFDEGKRSCRRRLAGHNRRRRKTQPDDVGSRLVLPGDRDNKTNGHLDIFNLLAAVARAQGKNDDKNMNCSPILDKEQLVQILSKINSLPLPMDLAAKLHNLASLSRKIPDQTSTDHHDKLNGRASQSTMDLLAALSATLAPSAPDALATLSQRSSPSSDSGKTKLNCHDQANSSVLQKRSPQEFPSLGGDRSSTSYQSPMEDSDCQVQETRVNLPLQLFSSSPENDSPPKLASSRKYFSSDSSNPIEERSPSSSPPVMQTLFPMQTMAETVKSEKMSASRETNANVESSRINGCNMPFDLFRGSNRATEAGSIQSVPHQAGYTSSGSDHSPSSLNSDVQVDRTGRILFKLFDKDPSHFPGTLRTQIFNWLSNSPSEMESYIRPGCVVLSVYVSMPSAAWEQLQENLLQRLSSLVHSSASDFWRNGRFLVHAGRQLASHKDGKFRLCKSWKTWSSPELISVTPLAVVGGQETSLILRGRNLNNLGTKIHCTDKGVYTTMEVRASTYQGTMYEEINLCGFRTHDASPSLFGRCFIEVENGFKGNSFPVIIADASICKELRVLESVFYGEKKVSEVIAEDENHDDGRPRSKDEVLHFLNELGWLFQRKKASSLLNGPHYSLGRFKFLLTFSVERNCSSLIKTLLDILVERNMDENELSREAVEMLSEVQLLHRAVKSKCKKMVDLLINYSVIGSNDVSKKYIFPPNHVGPGYITPLHLAACMSSSDEMIDALTNDPQEIGLNSWNSLLDANGQSPHAYALMTNNQSYNKLVARKLGDRTNGQITVTVGNAMSVEYQHGSRRSCAKCAVAATKYKRRVPGSQGLLQRPYVHSMLAIAAVCVCVCLFLRGLPDIGAVAPFKWENLDYGTI; encoded by the exons ATGGAAGAGGCGGGTGCGCAAGTTGCTCCTCCAATTttcattcatagaacgctttCGGTTATGGGGAAGAAACGCGATCTCCCCTATCAGACCCCTAATTTCCAGCAGCGGTTCTCTAACCCCAATCCCGTCGGTAACTGGAACCCTAAGGTCTGGGACTGGGACACGGTTAGGTTCCTTGCCAAGCCCCTCGACTCTGGTGCGGCCACCGTCAACGCGGACCACACTAAGGCGGAAGAACCCCCTGTAACTCCGCTTACTTTGACGAATAAAACACCCGAGGTAACCGATGCCACCCTCCGCCTCAATCTGGGGGGCGGCTTCACTAGTGGGGACGACCCCGGATCCAGACCCAATAAGAGGGTCCGCTCTGGCTCTCCCGGTAGCACCACCTACCCCATGTGCCAGGTCGATAACTGCAAGGAAGATCTCTCTGCTGCAAAAGACTACCATCGCCGACATAAGGTGTGTGAGCTTCACAGTAAATCTACTAAAGCTCTTGTTGCCAGCCAGATGCAGAGATTTTGCCAGCAGTGTAGCAG GTTTCATCCCCTTTCCGAGTTTGACGAGGGCAAGCGCAGTTGCAGAAGGAGGCTTGCTGGGCATAACCGGCGTAGGAGGAAGACTCAACCAGATGACGTCGGCTCTAGACTTGTGCTCCCTGGAGATCGAGACAATAAAACCAACGGACACTTGGATATCTTCAACTTGTTGGCTGCTGTGGCTCGCGCGCAAG GGAAAAACGATGACAAAAATATGAATTGCTCGCCTATACTGGACAAAGAGCAGCTCGTTCAGATTCTTAGCAAGATAAATTCTCTGCCTTTGCCAATGGACCTCGCCGCAAAGTTGCATAATCTGGCAAGTTTGTCCAGGAAAATTCCAGATCAAACTTCTACGGACCATCATGATAAATTGAATGGAAGAGCATCTCAGTCTACCATGGACTTGCTTGCTGCTCTTTCGGCTACTCTAGCACCATCTGCTCCCGATGCCCTTGCAACTTTATCTCAAAGGAGCAGCCCCAGCAGTGACAGCGGGAAAACTAAGTTGAACTGCCATGACCAGGCCAACAGTTCGGTTTTGCAGAAGAGATCTCCCCAAGAGTTTCCTTCACTTGGGGGAGATAGAAGTAGTACCAGTTACCAGTCTCCCATGGAAGATTCTGATTGCCAGGTTCAAGAAACACGCGTAAACTTACCATTACAGCTCTTTAGCTCGTCCCCTGAGAATGATAGCCCGCCAAAACTGGCATCTAGTAGGAAGTATTTCTCATCTGACAGCAGTAATCCCATTGAAGAGAGATCTCCGTCGTCGTCTCCTCCCGTTATGCAGACGCTGTTTCCCATGCAGACTATGGCAGAAACTGTCAAGTCTGAGAAGATGTCAGCAAGCAGAGAAACTAATGCTAATGTTGAATCTAGTAGGATTAATGGGTGTAACATGCCATTTGATCTTTTTCGAGGGTCTAATAGAGCAACTGAAGCTGGTTCCATTCAAAGTGTTCCTCATCAAGCTGGATACACCTCTTCTGGGTCGGATCATTCCCCGTCTAGCCTAAATTCTGATGTCCAGGTG GATCGCACTGGAAGAATATTATTTAAACTATTCGATAAGGATCCTAGCCATTTCCCTGGTACTCTGAGGACACAG ATTTTCAATTGGCTTTCTAACAGTCCTTCGGAAATGGAGAGCTACATACGACCTGGTTGTGTCGTTCTATCAGTTTATGTTTCGATGCCATCAGCTGCCTGGGAACAA CTTCAAGAAAACCTTCTTCAACGTCTCAGTTCTTTGGTACACAGTTCAGCTTCTGATTTTTGGAGAAATGGAAGATTTTTGGTGCATGCAGGCAGACAATTAGCATCTCATAAAGACG GGAAGTTTCGGTTATGCAAATCATGGAAGACATGGAGTTCGCCAGAGCTGATCTCAGTTACACCTTTGGCTGTTGTAGGTGGGCAAGAAACCTCTCTTATATTGAGGGGAAGAAATCTGAACAATCTAGGCACCAA GATTCATTGCACGGACAAGGGTGTTTACACGACAATGGAGGTTAGGGCATCTACCTATCAAGGTACCATGTACGAGGAGATAAACTTGTGTGGTTTTAGAACTCATGATGCATCTCCCAGTTTGTTTGGCCGCTGTTTCATCGAG GTGGAAAATGGTTTCAAGGGCAATAGCTTTCCGGTGATAATAGCTGATGCTTCTATTTGTAAAGAGCTGAGAGTTCTTGAGTCTGTGTTTTATGGGGAGAAAAAAGTGAGTGAGGTCATAGCAGAAGACGAAAATCACGATGATGGAAGGCCAAGGTCAAAGGATGAAGTTCTTCACTTCTTAAATGAACTCGGTTGGCTGTTCCAACGTAAAAAGGCCTCATCTCTTCTAAATGGTCCTCATTATTCACTCGGCCGATTTAAATTTTTGCTCACATTTTCTGTCGAAAGAAATTGTTCTTCTTTGATTAAAACACTTCTGGACATACTTGTTGAAAGAAATATGGATGAGAATGAACTATCAAGGGAGGCAGTGGAGATGCTATCTGAGGTTCAGCTCCTGCATCGTGCAGTAAAAAGTAAGTGTAAGAAGATGGTTGACTTGCTCATAAATTACTCAGTTATTGGCTCCAATGATGTCTCGAAGAAATATATTTTCCCACCAAATCATGTTGGGCCTGGCTACATTACTCCTCTCCATTTGGCTGCTTGTATGTCCTCTTCAGATGAAATGATTGATGCATTGACAAACGACCCACAGGAG ATTGGATTGAACTCTTGGAATTCCCTTCTCGATGCAAACGGGCAGTCTCCACATGCTTATGCTTTGATGACAAACAATCAGTCATATAACAAGCTGGTGGCTCGTAAACTTGGTGACAGAACGAATGGGCAAATCACTGTAACAGTTGGAAATGCAATGAGTGTCGAATATCAACATGGTAGTCGGAGATCTTGTGCCAAGTGTGCAGTTGCAGCAACAAAGTATAAACGAAGGGTGCCTGGTTCTCAAGGTCTGCTGCAGCGTCCATATGTTCATTCAATGCTTGCAATTGCTGCTGTCTGTGTCTGTGTTTGCCTGTTCTTGCGAGGCCTTCCAGACATTGGCGCAGTTGCCCCCTTCAAGTGGGAGAATTTGGATTACGGCACAATTTGA
- the LOC133807186 gene encoding squamosa promoter-binding-like protein 14 isoform X2, whose product MEEAGAQVAPPIFIHRTLSVMGKKRDLPYQTPNFQQRFSNPNPVGNWNPKVWDWDTVRFLAKPLDSGAATVNADHTKAEEPPVTPLTLTNKTPEVTDATLRLNLGGGFTSGDDPGSRPNKRVRSGSPGSTTYPMCQVDNCKEDLSAAKDYHRRHKVCELHSKSTKALVASQMQRFCQQCSRFHPLSEFDEGKRSCRRRLAGHNRRRRKTQPDDVGSRLVLPGDRDNKTNGHLDIFNLLAAVARAQGKNDDKNMNCSPILDKEQLVQILSKINSLPLPMDLAAKLHNLASLSRKIPDQTSTDHHDKLNGRASQSTMDLLAALSATLAPSAPDALATLSQRSSPSSDSGKTKLNCHDQANSSVLQKRSPQEFPSLGGDRSSTSYQSPMEDSDCQVQETRVNLPLQLFSSSPENDSPPKLASSRKYFSSDSSNPIEERSPSSSPPVMQTLFPMQTMAETVKSEKMSASRETNANVESSRINGCNMPFDLFRGSNRATEAGSIQSVPHQAGYTSSGSDHSPSSLNSDVQDRTGRILFKLFDKDPSHFPGTLRTQIFNWLSNSPSEMESYIRPGCVVLSVYVSMPSAAWEQLQENLLQRLSSLVHSSASDFWRNGRFLVHAGRQLASHKDGKFRLCKSWKTWSSPELISVTPLAVVGGQETSLILRGRNLNNLGTKIHCTDKGVYTTMEVRASTYQGTMYEEINLCGFRTHDASPSLFGRCFIEVENGFKGNSFPVIIADASICKELRVLESVFYGEKKVSEVIAEDENHDDGRPRSKDEVLHFLNELGWLFQRKKASSLLNGPHYSLGRFKFLLTFSVERNCSSLIKTLLDILVERNMDENELSREAVEMLSEVQLLHRAVKSKCKKMVDLLINYSVIGSNDVSKKYIFPPNHVGPGYITPLHLAACMSSSDEMIDALTNDPQEIGLNSWNSLLDANGQSPHAYALMTNNQSYNKLVARKLGDRTNGQITVTVGNAMSVEYQHGSRRSCAKCAVAATKYKRRVPGSQGLLQRPYVHSMLAIAAVCVCVCLFLRGLPDIGAVAPFKWENLDYGTI is encoded by the exons ATGGAAGAGGCGGGTGCGCAAGTTGCTCCTCCAATTttcattcatagaacgctttCGGTTATGGGGAAGAAACGCGATCTCCCCTATCAGACCCCTAATTTCCAGCAGCGGTTCTCTAACCCCAATCCCGTCGGTAACTGGAACCCTAAGGTCTGGGACTGGGACACGGTTAGGTTCCTTGCCAAGCCCCTCGACTCTGGTGCGGCCACCGTCAACGCGGACCACACTAAGGCGGAAGAACCCCCTGTAACTCCGCTTACTTTGACGAATAAAACACCCGAGGTAACCGATGCCACCCTCCGCCTCAATCTGGGGGGCGGCTTCACTAGTGGGGACGACCCCGGATCCAGACCCAATAAGAGGGTCCGCTCTGGCTCTCCCGGTAGCACCACCTACCCCATGTGCCAGGTCGATAACTGCAAGGAAGATCTCTCTGCTGCAAAAGACTACCATCGCCGACATAAGGTGTGTGAGCTTCACAGTAAATCTACTAAAGCTCTTGTTGCCAGCCAGATGCAGAGATTTTGCCAGCAGTGTAGCAG GTTTCATCCCCTTTCCGAGTTTGACGAGGGCAAGCGCAGTTGCAGAAGGAGGCTTGCTGGGCATAACCGGCGTAGGAGGAAGACTCAACCAGATGACGTCGGCTCTAGACTTGTGCTCCCTGGAGATCGAGACAATAAAACCAACGGACACTTGGATATCTTCAACTTGTTGGCTGCTGTGGCTCGCGCGCAAG GGAAAAACGATGACAAAAATATGAATTGCTCGCCTATACTGGACAAAGAGCAGCTCGTTCAGATTCTTAGCAAGATAAATTCTCTGCCTTTGCCAATGGACCTCGCCGCAAAGTTGCATAATCTGGCAAGTTTGTCCAGGAAAATTCCAGATCAAACTTCTACGGACCATCATGATAAATTGAATGGAAGAGCATCTCAGTCTACCATGGACTTGCTTGCTGCTCTTTCGGCTACTCTAGCACCATCTGCTCCCGATGCCCTTGCAACTTTATCTCAAAGGAGCAGCCCCAGCAGTGACAGCGGGAAAACTAAGTTGAACTGCCATGACCAGGCCAACAGTTCGGTTTTGCAGAAGAGATCTCCCCAAGAGTTTCCTTCACTTGGGGGAGATAGAAGTAGTACCAGTTACCAGTCTCCCATGGAAGATTCTGATTGCCAGGTTCAAGAAACACGCGTAAACTTACCATTACAGCTCTTTAGCTCGTCCCCTGAGAATGATAGCCCGCCAAAACTGGCATCTAGTAGGAAGTATTTCTCATCTGACAGCAGTAATCCCATTGAAGAGAGATCTCCGTCGTCGTCTCCTCCCGTTATGCAGACGCTGTTTCCCATGCAGACTATGGCAGAAACTGTCAAGTCTGAGAAGATGTCAGCAAGCAGAGAAACTAATGCTAATGTTGAATCTAGTAGGATTAATGGGTGTAACATGCCATTTGATCTTTTTCGAGGGTCTAATAGAGCAACTGAAGCTGGTTCCATTCAAAGTGTTCCTCATCAAGCTGGATACACCTCTTCTGGGTCGGATCATTCCCCGTCTAGCCTAAATTCTGATGTCCAG GATCGCACTGGAAGAATATTATTTAAACTATTCGATAAGGATCCTAGCCATTTCCCTGGTACTCTGAGGACACAG ATTTTCAATTGGCTTTCTAACAGTCCTTCGGAAATGGAGAGCTACATACGACCTGGTTGTGTCGTTCTATCAGTTTATGTTTCGATGCCATCAGCTGCCTGGGAACAA CTTCAAGAAAACCTTCTTCAACGTCTCAGTTCTTTGGTACACAGTTCAGCTTCTGATTTTTGGAGAAATGGAAGATTTTTGGTGCATGCAGGCAGACAATTAGCATCTCATAAAGACG GGAAGTTTCGGTTATGCAAATCATGGAAGACATGGAGTTCGCCAGAGCTGATCTCAGTTACACCTTTGGCTGTTGTAGGTGGGCAAGAAACCTCTCTTATATTGAGGGGAAGAAATCTGAACAATCTAGGCACCAA GATTCATTGCACGGACAAGGGTGTTTACACGACAATGGAGGTTAGGGCATCTACCTATCAAGGTACCATGTACGAGGAGATAAACTTGTGTGGTTTTAGAACTCATGATGCATCTCCCAGTTTGTTTGGCCGCTGTTTCATCGAG GTGGAAAATGGTTTCAAGGGCAATAGCTTTCCGGTGATAATAGCTGATGCTTCTATTTGTAAAGAGCTGAGAGTTCTTGAGTCTGTGTTTTATGGGGAGAAAAAAGTGAGTGAGGTCATAGCAGAAGACGAAAATCACGATGATGGAAGGCCAAGGTCAAAGGATGAAGTTCTTCACTTCTTAAATGAACTCGGTTGGCTGTTCCAACGTAAAAAGGCCTCATCTCTTCTAAATGGTCCTCATTATTCACTCGGCCGATTTAAATTTTTGCTCACATTTTCTGTCGAAAGAAATTGTTCTTCTTTGATTAAAACACTTCTGGACATACTTGTTGAAAGAAATATGGATGAGAATGAACTATCAAGGGAGGCAGTGGAGATGCTATCTGAGGTTCAGCTCCTGCATCGTGCAGTAAAAAGTAAGTGTAAGAAGATGGTTGACTTGCTCATAAATTACTCAGTTATTGGCTCCAATGATGTCTCGAAGAAATATATTTTCCCACCAAATCATGTTGGGCCTGGCTACATTACTCCTCTCCATTTGGCTGCTTGTATGTCCTCTTCAGATGAAATGATTGATGCATTGACAAACGACCCACAGGAG ATTGGATTGAACTCTTGGAATTCCCTTCTCGATGCAAACGGGCAGTCTCCACATGCTTATGCTTTGATGACAAACAATCAGTCATATAACAAGCTGGTGGCTCGTAAACTTGGTGACAGAACGAATGGGCAAATCACTGTAACAGTTGGAAATGCAATGAGTGTCGAATATCAACATGGTAGTCGGAGATCTTGTGCCAAGTGTGCAGTTGCAGCAACAAAGTATAAACGAAGGGTGCCTGGTTCTCAAGGTCTGCTGCAGCGTCCATATGTTCATTCAATGCTTGCAATTGCTGCTGTCTGTGTCTGTGTTTGCCTGTTCTTGCGAGGCCTTCCAGACATTGGCGCAGTTGCCCCCTTCAAGTGGGAGAATTTGGATTACGGCACAATTTGA
- the LOC133807188 gene encoding protein VACUOLELESS GAMETOPHYTES-like: MNKGSKTSRAFLLKQMHSMAQPGSVTANITTSTTTTTNAMATAAAEMRGQYSPAYPPRSPQLISGEEMIHFSHPQHPLSLLNLPDRFTCASCKERGAGNRYSCQQCNFQLHDFCGSAYPSLKSHYLHSQHQLLLFSKPVKGGGIVQSKCDVCNKAIQGSAYRCNACSFQMHPCCANLPLEMQKFWVHSHTLRLLPPNYYGNNNNNNNDTNMVCGECNRKKSGRVYYCSVCGYHLHAVCAKTFINGLRENGYRNDDKSNNKLGTAARVASQVVFDFFGGLIEGIAEGVGQVIVQDVAKGSSNTTSTTTSGSNGSNGRSSWNNY; this comes from the exons ATGAACAAGGGCTCGAAGACAAGTAGAGCGTTTCTACTAAAACAAATGCATTCGATGGCCCAACCAGGCAGTGTGACTGCTAATATTACCACttccaccactaccaccaccaacGCCATGGCCACTGCTGCTGCTGAGATGAGGGGACAGTACTCTCCTGCGTATCCGCCGAGGTCTCCTCAGCTGATATCTGGGGAGGAGATGATTCACTTCAGCCACCCCCAGCACCCTCTCTCCTTGCTTAATCTCCCGGACCGCTTCACCTGCGCCTCCTGCAAGGAGCGCGGCGCAGGCAACAGGTACTCTTGCCAGCAGTGCAATTTTCAGCTGCATGACTTCTGCGGTTCAGCTTACCCTTCCCTCAAGTCTCATTACCTTCACTCTCAGCATCAGCTCCTCCTCTTTTCCAAACCAG TGAAAGGTGGTGGGATTGTGCAATCCAAGTGCGATGTGTGCAACAAGGCAATCCAAGGGTCTGCATACAGATGCAACGCCTGCAGCTTCCAAATGCACCCCTGCTGCGCCAACTTGCCCTTGGAAATGCAGAAGTTCTGGGTTCACTCCCACACTCTCAGGCTTCTTCCACCCAATTATTAtggcaacaacaacaataataataacgaCACTAACATGGTGTGCGGTGAGTGCAACCGGAAGAAGTCAGGCAGAGTGTACTATTGCAGCGTCTGCGGCTACCATCTCCACGCCGTTTGCGCCAAGACCTTCATCAACGGCCTCCGCGAAAACGGCTACAGAAACGATGACAAGTCTAACAACAAGCTCGGCACAGCCGCTCGAGTGGCTTCTCAGGTGGTCTTTGATTTTTTTGGGGGTCTTATAGAGGGCATCGCTGAAGGTGTTGGCCAAGTCATTGTTCAAGATGTTGCCAAGGGCAGCTCtaatactacttctactactactagtgGTAGTAACGGTAGCAATGGAAGATCATCTTGGAATAATTATTAA
- the LOC133803615 gene encoding uncharacterized protein LOC133803615, protein MKKTENYDREEEEVENGEFEIDEGIIPNQSQQSKHKRESGVIFILEKASLEVGKVRKVTPITLFNSLLFLISLIFSSLSLSQQTYQLLNSDNHSNFLKNNNKHKRDYRPNIVHQALLAILDSTLNKAGRLKGLYVRTEKGVLIEVKPCTHLPRTLKSFYGLMSQLLQNLSIKDKTGRIKLLRVIRNPVTQYLPVNSHKIGFSFSSEKLVQMKDYVPNIESDRDIVFVVCTKFSVNFFNKSFI, encoded by the exons ATGAAAAAAACAGAGAATTAtgacagagaagaagaagaagtagaaaaTGGTGAGTTTGAGATTGATGAAGGAATAATTCCAAATCAATCTCAACAATCAAAGCACAAACGAGAATCTGGGGTCATCTTTATCCTTGAGAAAGCTTCTTTGGAAGTTGGCAAAGTCAGAAAGGTCACTCCCATTACTCTCTTCAATTCTTTACTTTTTCTTATTAGCTTAATCTtttcatctctctctctttcacaacAGACTTATCAACTTTTGAACTCTGATAATCACTCCAATTTTTTAAAGAACAATAACAAACACAAACGTGATTACCGTCCCAATATTGTTCATCAG GCCCTTTTGGCCATCTTAGATAGTACTCTTAACAAAGCTGGAAGATTAAAAGGGTTGTATGTGAGAACTGAGAAAGGGGTTCTTATTGAAGTGAAACCATGTACTCATTTACCAAGAACATTAAAAAGTTTCTATGGTCTCATGT CACAATTGTTACAAAACCTTAGTATAAAGGATAAAACTGGTCGTATCAAACTTCTACGTGTGATCAGAAACCCTGTAACCCAATATTTACCTGTTAATTCTCATAAAATTG GGTTCTCATTTAGCTCAGAAAAGTTGGTTCAAATGAAAGATTATGTGCCTAACATTGAAAGTGATCGAGACATCGTTTTTGTGGTATGTACAAAGTTTAGTGTGAACttttttaataaaagttttatttGA
- the LOC133803613 gene encoding WUSCHEL-related homeobox 8-like: MENESSKEEVITGSGLFVKVMTDEQMELLRRQISVYATICEKLAEMHKAISAHHDLSGMKLGALHCDPLMAYAGHKITSRQRWSPTPLQLQILERIFDEGNGTPTKQKIKEITSELTQHGQISETNVYNWFQNRRARSKRKQSASAPNNMEPEAETETEFVKDNTKPEDTEFYDNSAPRDHNNDVYFPSPEELISWSANGGVLELQSLPSWGGFNVDEL; this comes from the exons ATGGAGAATGAGAGTTCTAAAGAAGAAGTGATTACAGGGTCAGGGTTGTTCGTGAAGGTTATGACTGATGAACAAATGGAGCTTCTAAGGAGGCAGATCTCTGTCTACGCCACCATCTGTGAAAAGCTTGCTGAGATGCATAAGGCCATCTCTGCCCACCATGATCTTTCTG GCATGAAGTTGGGTGCTCTCCACTGTGATCCTCTTATGGCTTATGCTGGGCATAAGATCACATCAAGGCAGAGGTGGTCTCCAACACCTTTGCAGCTTCAAATACTCGAGCGTATTTTCGATGAAGGTAATGGTACTCCAACCAAGCAGAAGATCAAAGAGATAACTTCAGAACTCACACAACATGGCCAAATCTCTGAAACCAATGTCTACAATTGGTTTCAGAACAGAAGAGCTCGTTCCAAAAGAAAACAATCTGCTTCAGCACCAAACAATATGGAGCCAGAagcagagactgagactgagttTGTTAAGGACAATACAAAGCCAGAAGACACTGAATTCTATGACAACTCAGCCCCAAGAGACCATAATAATGATGTATACTTTCCTAGTCCTGAG GAGTTGATCAGTTGGTCTGCAAATGGGGGTGTCCTTGAGCTACAGTCATTACCATCATGGGGTGGATTCAATGTGGATGAGCTTTAG